CCGTAGCCCGGAAAACCCCACCCATGTCCACCAAGATCTTCTCcaaggccctggagcccggcAGCTATAGCTGACATGTTTACATGCACTTTGGTAGGCACATGTATGTGCCAGGGAGAAACTGGAGGTCAGCAGGTCAGCCGAGGAAGGGACCACGGCTGGGCTCTGCACCAAACATCTCAGCCATAGCTTCATTTCAGAAGGGGCTTCCTTGAGGGCACTTAGACGGTCTCAGTCCCCATCCGCCATTGTTCTCTGTGAGGGGAGGGGCTGTATCCACACTAGATTCTGAGGCCCTGGGAACAGGCCAGCAGCCTGGTGCTCTGTGGATCTGTGACAGCAACAGTCAGTCAGCATTGAGTGACTCAATTGACCCCAGGCAGCTGGCAGCACAGCACTGCCCTCATGGTGGCCTATCGAGTCTGTGAGCAGAGCTGTCCCTTCATCCCTTTGAGAAGTCACCCCCAGGGCACCCGGTGTGCTGCCCCAGCTCTCCTGCCCGCAGGTCGAGGCTGCTTCTAAGTGTGGGGGCTGAAGAAGGACCTGTGACTACCCGCCCACAGCTGGACATTCTAGACTCTCGCAAAAACCAGGCCAGACAGGCCCTTCTGCTTCAGAGGTGACCGGATCCCCAAGGGGCCCCAGGGTAAAGGCCTTCCCAGAATGACAGCCAAACCTTAGGCATTCAAAACAGCCCAAGATCTGGCTCCCACCTGTCCTCTTTTCAGATAAAAGCATCCACAGGACCCAGCCCACCCTAGCCAGCTGTGTTAAATGGGATTCAGTGAGGGAGGGGGCGCTTCCGGTGGCTCCAGACTCCAACAAGCGTCCTTCAATAACTGCATTCGTTTCCAGTGGGCTTTCCTTCCCCGccccagaattttttttcttggataaaATGataggagaggggctggagagaagactcggcagttaaaagcactggctgatcttgcaaaagatccaggttctgttcccagcacccacatgatggttcataaccagccataactccagttccaggagatccaaggccctcttctggcttccatgggcaccaggcacacatgcagacaaaacattcatcctcataaaagtttttttaaaattagaaacctaagctgggcagtggtggcgcatgcctttaatcccagcactcgggaggcagaggcaggcagatctctgtgagttcgaggccaggctggtctagaagagctagttccaggacaggaaccaaaagctacggagaaaccctgtctcaaaaatcaaaaaaaaaaaaaaaaaaaagaataaaaacctaaggtgggcggtggtggcgcacgcctttaattccagcacttgggaggcagaggcaggtggatctctgggagttcgaggccagcctggtctacaagagctagttccgggacgggcaccaaagctacagagaaatcctgtctcaaaaaacaaaaacaaaaaaaaaaaaattaaaaacctgtaGGACCCTCACTAAGACCCAGCTAGCATCTCTCCTGGCTGTACAGGGAAGGGGCTCATGATGACCACCGTAGGCAAGAAGCACAACCTCAGTGCCCATCCACAGGTCCAGAGGCTGAACCTCAAGGACCCATGGCAGGAAGTAACATGTAAGACCCCAGTGCCAACCACGAACAGCAAGAAGGGCACAAGTCAAAGCGGCAAGCTGCTGAGAGCAGCTCAGCTGAAACCCCTTTGCCCCATCAGCCAGGGCCCCTCGCTTTTCACGGGCATTCCACTGGGTAGGGTCCCTTTGGGTAGAGAGGGTGCCTCGAAAAGGATCCTAAGTGTCTGTGACGCAGCGGGCGTGGCCGAGCTGGGCCCAGCGGCTGTTCTCAGGACCTACTGGACAACTGTGTGATGCAAAGGGACAGacccagaggaggaagcagagtgctGGAGTTTCCCCAGGTGTGGCCCCAGGTATAAAGAAGCACACAGCCGGTCTCCACCAGGTGCAGCATTGGGACCATCGCCAGGTGTGAGGCCTGCTCCATGTCTGCTGCCATGGCTACTGTCATTGGCACTGTGATGGTGAGCCTGGCACCTTTCCCAGCCTCCTAAGGACAGCCTATCCCAGAAGGGTGGATGATGGGGGCTTCTGTCTGAGCCTGGGTGTGCTGGGATGCCTTTAGGCGAAGCGTATTTCCCCACTTACAGAAGAAAGTCTAAACCCTATCTTTTCTGTGAGAACCTGCAAGATTTGGAGGAAATGGGGTGTTCTCTGGGCTACCCCTAACCATACACCTGCCTGTTCCCCAGCGTCTCCTGCTTCTAGCCTGGTTGCCTTCTGGGATGACCCACCAAGACCTCCCATTCCGGGGGAACCCCCGAAGCCATGGGACCCTGAGGTGCTACTCTGCTGAGGAGCTGTCTCATGGCCAGGCTCCCCCACACCTGCTAACCCGAAGTGCCAGGTGGGAGCAGGCCCTCCCTGTGGCCCTGGTGTCCACTCTGGAGGCCACAGGCCACAGGAGACAGCATGAAAGACCTCTAGCTGGAACACAGTGCCCCGTGCTGCGGCCAGAGGAGGTGCTGGAAGCTGACACCCACCAGCGCTCCATCTCACCATGGA
Above is a window of Microtus pennsylvanicus isolate mMicPen1 chromosome 6, mMicPen1.hap1, whole genome shotgun sequence DNA encoding:
- the Il17c gene encoding interleukin-17C; this translates as MTHQDLPFRGNPRSHGTLRCYSAEELSHGQAPPHLLTRSARWEQALPVALVSTLEATGHRRQHERPLAGTQCPVLRPEEVLEADTHQRSISPWKYRIDTDQNRFPQKLAVAECLCRGCINAKTGRETAALNSVQLLQSLLVLRRQPCSQDGASDPTPGSFAFHTEFIRVPVGCTCVLPRSAQ